The Lineus longissimus chromosome 6, tnLinLong1.2, whole genome shotgun sequence sequence GGGTCTGGATTGtgcttctgaaaaaaaacattgactgCAGTATTATAAATGGTCACTTTCTTTATTCAATGACTCGCCATAACGAGTCTCACTGGGGTCTCAACTATTAACGTAGATGTAAACTCAACACATCATGTCGTTATACATACTTGGTGGTATTAACAAGAGACCCTGCTTTGAACTGAGCTCTTTTTATTAGGTCTATCTGAACACAAAATTATTTGAAGAGAATTGTCCTTTAATAGTTTTGAGTAATGAAGGCAGCAATATAGACTTGTAGCAAAAACAGATACCAGTAAAGCTATCCATTTCTGCTTATGGACAATGCCAACATTCACATGATAGTGAATGACTTTACTTGCCTTGGTTGTTGGACAACAAGCAGATCCATTCTGTCCCTTGTCACATGGCTGTAAGGTGAAGTCACTATTGTATCGCGAGCAGTGTAAGAAGGTGGCAACCTCCGAATCCACTGATACTATATCACCTGCCTGGAAAATAATGGAAGGACTCCAAGTTTAGAAAAGTTCCTCCACTGCGGAAAGTAGAAGAAAGGTTAAAGACGATAGGCAACATTAATGCCTTTAtaatggagacattgtcacatccatgtaGGTGTAAGCAACATTTCAAGCTACACACTTACCCCCTATCACCAAAACACAAACTATCTATTCTATCATGTCTATCTATTCCTTGGTTTACACTTACTTTGAATGATGTGGCATAGTCTAAGAAGAATTCTTCCTCTGCTCCCTCAATAGTGCCTTCATAAATCACTTGACATTTTGGTTGAAGGTCGAGCGGTAATTTCACCAGACGATATGTGACCGATACATACTTGTAGCCAGCTGCATGAAAATAGGTATAGACGATTTTCAGGAATGTAATGGTGCAATGATGTGGGGAAAGATGTCACATCTGAGCTGGGCACCAATCCATGACTACAGACAAGGGAGAACCAGGCCAAAATAAGCCATCCAGGTAAAATCTCTGTGGCGACCAAACATGGCACCAAACTTGAGCAACTTGAAAAAGAAGTACCGGTACACATTTCTTTGCTGCTGTAAAGTAGGAAAGCTCCAACAATGCTTTCTGTGTGAAAACCATATTGACTTGGCCATGTTTTGTGGAACTGGATTGAAAAcattcaaataatttatttgaactAATTTGATATCACATTGAACTCTGGCACTGAAATGAAAGCTTTGAATATTAATTTCAAAAATACTTACTGACAAGCTTCGCCATTTCTTCGTTGTCAACAGTGATGGGGCTTGCCTTCACAAGTCTTGGTTTAGAGAAACCAACTTCCTCAGCCAGCTGCACCAACTCTGTCCAAGCTAGAGCCCCTGAGAGGCCCTCTCCCCACAGAACCTTCTCTTTTCGGATATGCTCTGGCAAGACTTTGTCACAGTAGACGTCACTGAAGTACATTTCTCCTCCAACCTAAAACCGATTTTCAGaagtgtacagtggaaccctggtcgggaccaccccggtaacgcgaccaccccactatgacgaccaagaatcgccggtcccgaatggtttcctctctaattaccattacaggGCCCCCCAGTAACATGACCACCTCGGGACCCAGACCACAACCACTTGATTGggtggtcccaatgaccaaattcacccctctaactcGACCAAAGGAACTTATGAAAGGATTAGGGTTAGAAAAaatagtccaaatatttttttcgctTTTTTTTTCTCCTTGTaagtttgaaaatttttccaaattttgaacTTGATCCCAGAACATAAGAACAATGTTacagttcaaacaaacttaTCAGATGTCTATCAGCTTGACAGTTGAAATCTTCGAAAATTCTGCTTGACTGACCTTAAGTGAATCGTACGCCTCCCTCAGAACTGCCCTTTTATCTGGGGATAGATTAACTACACAGTTGGATCTGAAATAAGAATATAAATCACATCACATCAATGTGTCAAATAACCAAACAATGCCATTATTCTTGCAATCAGTATCAGTACCTTTGACCAGACAGTCCAAAATTGCTTTAATGAATGAGAGAATCAATTATTAACTAAAGCACTTCACTTTCTTACAGAGCATTATAATTACCGGTAAATCATATTCATCCTTTAATTTGCACTGATAAGATGGACACCATAAAACTTAATGTAGATGCACTGGCCTAGTCTTTCACTTACACTATGACATCATACTCATTCTTTGCAATGCCTGCTTCCCAAAGCCTCTCAATGTAACCCTTCTTGAACTCAACATTTGGTTTGCTGAATCCAAATgttttggtgtggtaatcaatGTACTTCCGTGCCACATCAATCTGGAGTATAATAATAACATATAATGGCATGGAAATCAAACAGAATGTAGAGAAGCAATTTCAATGTGCAAGCGAATCTGTGCTTGATCCTATCAATTCCCTTTCTCTGGCAGAATCCTTAGAATGTGCTGAAACATACCTTTATTTCCAATGAGTCACATTTTAACACTCTCAGAAGTTGATTACTCAGATCTTAACTTCCAGTTAGCTATCAGCTTTGTTCTTATGATCCAACTTAGGACACACAAGTATTGCTATATTTTCATGGCTGCAGCAATGTTTTAAAAGTCTAAGGATTAACTAGAATGTCTTGACTCTCCTTACCTGTTCTTCTGTCATATCGATTCCTGTCACTTGGCCATTCTCTCCCACAAGTTTACTGAGGATGTAACAGTCTCTTCCGCTTCCACTCCCGAGGTCCAAAACTTTACACCCCTGGACATTTTCTGGGATGATGAGTCCACAACCATAATACCTGAATCATAAATGATACATAAGTTTTTGTCAGGTAGTATATAAGAAAGCTGCAACTTATAGAAAGTAACC is a genomic window containing:
- the LOC135489901 gene encoding arsenite methyltransferase-like, which translates into the protein MSEQSLLDDVKNYYGKVLKTSDDLKTNVCKTASQKMPNHVLKAMKLVHDDVVVKYYGCGLIIPENVQGCKVLDLGSGSGRDCYILSKLVGENGQVTGIDMTEEQIDVARKYIDYHTKTFGFSKPNVEFKKGYIERLWEAGIAKNEYDVIVSNCVVNLSPDKRAVLREAYDSLKVGGEMYFSDVYCDKVLPEHIRKEKVLWGEGLSGALAWTELVQLAEEVGFSKPRLVKASPITVDNEEMAKLVTGYKYVSVTYRLVKLPLDLQPKCQVIYEGTIEGAEEEFFLDYATSFKAGDIVSVDSEVATFLHCSRYNSDFTLQPCDKGQNGSACCPTTKKHNPDPFALLEGKGLLSSR